The following are encoded in a window of Solibacillus sp. FSL R7-0668 genomic DNA:
- a CDS encoding tubby C-terminal domain-like protein yields the protein MQQFTYKALGKLQSTKPQAIRNEAGEQIMLVERVYDNGLKKLLDGYFDYRYFLKYRVTTNEGVPLFEAKKIFRRGKVWFEAKDLVSNETYVVNYENWRIGVPELFVSGQTIKMKIDKEMEDWSNFIVAGEIVARWKASYDETSDEFTAMLEVADISPIQNTAFFIAIAQAALFIGV from the coding sequence ATGCAACAATTTACGTATAAAGCGCTAGGCAAACTTCAATCTACTAAGCCACAAGCCATTCGCAATGAAGCAGGAGAGCAAATAATGCTAGTAGAGCGTGTGTATGATAATGGCTTAAAAAAGCTACTAGATGGCTATTTTGACTACCGCTATTTTTTAAAGTACCGCGTGACAACGAATGAAGGTGTACCATTATTTGAAGCGAAGAAAATTTTCCGTCGTGGGAAAGTTTGGTTTGAGGCGAAGGATCTCGTTTCTAATGAAACCTATGTAGTGAATTATGAAAACTGGCGAATCGGTGTACCGGAACTATTTGTAAGCGGTCAAACTATTAAAATGAAAATCGATAAAGAGATGGAAGACTGGTCGAACTTCATTGTAGCAGGTGAAATCGTTGCACGTTGGAAGGCTAGCTATGATGAAACAAGCGATGAATTTACCGCAATGCTGGAAGTGGCAGACATATCACCGATTCAAAATACAGCATTTTTCATCGCCATTGCACAGGCTGCATTATTTATCGGAGTATAG
- a CDS encoding thymidylate synthase, with amino-acid sequence MNVVFVLTETAEEVLHMVSNDVAGLLAAVKGDSVSFPFGTYQYDSHTLDHYLLEDGTYQQELVVYLKPEQKKGETVLPLPQVDQPIF; translated from the coding sequence ATGAACGTAGTATTTGTATTAACGGAAACAGCAGAAGAAGTGCTACATATGGTATCGAATGATGTCGCAGGATTACTTGCGGCTGTCAAAGGGGACAGTGTGTCATTTCCATTTGGCACGTATCAATATGATAGCCACACGCTCGATCATTATTTATTAGAAGATGGCACTTACCAACAGGAGCTGGTTGTGTATTTAAAGCCGGAGCAAAAGAAAGGCGAGACAGTACTGCCATTGCCTCAAGTCGATCAGCCCATTTTTTAG
- a CDS encoding aspartate kinase: protein MIVCKFGGTSVASAEQIKKVANIVKSNPERKIVAVSAPGKRSSDDTKVTDLLIDLADTALAGGDVESKINVVVNRYRAITDGLGLDNTITDVIAADLRERVQADRSNTDLFIDSIKASGEDNNAKLIASYFNSIGMPAKYVSPKEGLVVNDLPERTFALPEAYVNLSKLKETNEIIIFPGFFGYTKEGILRTFDRGGSDITGSILASAVGASLYENFTDVDCVFAANPKVVNDPVDIKEITYREMRELSYAGFSVFHDEALMPVYKQGIPVNIKNTNNPSAPGTRILPTRMQTNRPVTGISADGGFSILYVSKYLMNREVGFGRKLLQIIEEENISYEHTPSGLDDISVIMRSNQLTPEKEGRIVSRVKTELCADDVHFSHDFSMIVIVGEGMRHNTGLAARAATAISNTGANIEMINQGSSEVSLVFGVRSEFEDRILKGLYEEFFAQIPIA, encoded by the coding sequence ATGATAGTATGTAAATTTGGCGGCACATCTGTCGCAAGTGCAGAACAAATCAAAAAAGTAGCAAATATTGTGAAATCTAATCCTGAAAGAAAGATTGTCGCTGTTTCCGCTCCTGGTAAGCGATCAAGTGATGATACGAAGGTGACAGATTTATTAATCGATTTAGCAGATACAGCTTTAGCTGGCGGTGATGTGGAATCGAAAATTAACGTAGTAGTTAATCGATATCGAGCGATTACGGACGGACTTGGTTTAGACAATACGATAACGGATGTAATCGCAGCGGATTTACGTGAGCGTGTGCAGGCGGATCGTTCAAATACAGATTTATTCATCGATAGCATAAAAGCGAGTGGTGAAGACAATAACGCAAAACTAATCGCAAGTTACTTCAACTCTATTGGGATGCCTGCAAAATATGTCAGTCCAAAAGAGGGACTTGTTGTAAATGATTTACCAGAGCGTACATTTGCTCTGCCTGAAGCTTATGTAAATTTAAGTAAGCTAAAGGAAACGAATGAAATTATCATTTTCCCTGGCTTCTTCGGCTATACAAAAGAGGGGATTTTACGTACTTTTGACCGAGGCGGCTCGGATATTACAGGCTCGATTTTAGCGTCTGCAGTTGGTGCGTCCTTATATGAAAACTTTACGGATGTCGACTGTGTGTTTGCGGCGAATCCAAAAGTTGTAAATGATCCAGTAGACATTAAAGAAATTACGTACCGTGAAATGCGTGAATTATCGTATGCAGGCTTCTCCGTTTTCCATGATGAAGCGTTAATGCCTGTATACAAACAAGGGATTCCGGTAAACATTAAAAATACCAATAATCCTTCAGCACCAGGAACACGAATTTTACCAACACGTATGCAAACAAATCGCCCGGTTACAGGTATTTCGGCAGACGGTGGCTTTTCAATCCTATACGTGTCGAAATATTTAATGAACCGTGAAGTAGGCTTCGGACGTAAGCTGTTACAAATTATTGAAGAAGAAAATATTTCGTATGAGCATACGCCATCTGGTTTAGATGATATTTCGGTAATTATGCGTTCAAATCAGCTTACACCAGAAAAAGAGGGGCGCATTGTTAGCCGTGTCAAAACAGAGTTATGTGCGGATGATGTTCATTTCAGTCATGATTTTTCTATGATAGTGATTGTCGGCGAAGGGATGCGTCATAATACAGGTCTTGCAGCACGCGCGGCAACAGCTATTTCAAATACTGGGGCTAATATTGAGATGATTAATCAAGGTTCATCAGAAGTAAGCTTAGTATTTGGCGTTCGCTCAGAGTTTGAGGACCGTATTTTAAAAGGGCTATATGAAGAGTTTTTTGCACAAATTCCAATCGCTTGA
- a CDS encoding type IA DNA topoisomerase encodes MQKALLIAEKPSLMRDIEKVYKKMNLPYTIEFASFVGHVVELKEPHEYKAEWKKWDLALLPMMPERYEFRVKKTAASVYKNIADQLKHGHYDFVINACDAGMEGENIFYSFYKKANCRLPVKRFWTSQTTEPAIREALENLIDEQDVLIKNLRNAAMYRMIFDWLVGLNLTRAATVKGGRTIKVGRVMTPTLAIVVWRELEIRNFIPQPYYQIELDLGNFKALWFDPKSKSNKIATLEQAQAILQRLTGEAIVVDIKTERKTMYAPSLHSLLELQKEANRLFGMTSAETLKVAQSLYETRKLVTYPRTESQHLPTNFAKTIDRNLTAIQSLPQYAELTTALLNDRARIQKIQHSKKYVDDKKLTDHHAITVTEVKLGQKKLSPQEEKIYQLIIKRLLAIFMDPYVIDKTQAVLTCGGEHFKASGNIVVDEGYTVLYKAHKKKQTDMPLPALQIGEKRMVKEAKPLSKVTEPPARYTDSTLLDAMFHAGRFVEDKALQEILKDAEGIGTSATRAEILEKLFAIGMLERQGKSIAATQFGIDVIDSMKHHDIVSPVLTAVWSKKLKDIVDGTLSSRQFYEEMQRFIVTTTESFKAIDMEVAEKEIVVVGKCQKCGGQVVEGFKGYQCKTKGCKFFISKSLMKAKITVNDAKKLLAGKETREIRFTWKSGKKGKAKLRLENDQLQFVFAQPKK; translated from the coding sequence ATGCAAAAAGCCTTACTCATCGCAGAAAAGCCTTCACTAATGCGTGATATTGAAAAAGTATATAAAAAAATGAATTTACCATATACGATTGAGTTTGCAAGCTTTGTAGGACATGTGGTGGAGTTAAAAGAGCCGCATGAATATAAGGCGGAATGGAAAAAGTGGGACCTCGCGTTATTACCAATGATGCCAGAGCGTTATGAATTTCGTGTGAAAAAAACAGCGGCGAGCGTTTACAAAAATATTGCTGACCAGCTAAAGCATGGACACTATGATTTTGTTATTAATGCCTGTGATGCGGGAATGGAAGGCGAAAATATTTTCTATTCCTTTTATAAAAAGGCGAATTGTAGACTACCAGTGAAGCGTTTTTGGACTTCACAAACGACAGAGCCTGCGATCCGAGAGGCACTTGAAAATTTAATTGATGAGCAAGATGTCCTCATAAAAAATTTGCGTAATGCGGCGATGTATCGCATGATATTCGATTGGTTAGTCGGTTTGAATTTAACGCGTGCGGCTACGGTAAAAGGTGGTCGTACGATTAAAGTAGGGCGCGTTATGACACCTACTTTAGCCATTGTCGTTTGGCGTGAGCTGGAGATTCGCAATTTTATCCCACAGCCCTACTATCAAATTGAACTGGATTTAGGCAATTTTAAGGCGCTCTGGTTTGATCCGAAATCAAAATCCAATAAAATCGCAACGCTTGAACAGGCACAGGCGATTTTGCAGCGTTTAACAGGTGAGGCAATCGTTGTGGATATAAAAACGGAGCGCAAAACGATGTATGCGCCAAGCTTGCATTCGTTACTGGAGCTACAAAAGGAAGCAAATCGTCTCTTTGGTATGACATCCGCTGAAACACTTAAGGTAGCACAAAGCTTATACGAGACACGAAAGCTTGTGACATATCCTCGTACCGAATCACAGCATTTACCAACAAATTTTGCGAAAACGATTGACCGGAATTTGACCGCCATTCAATCGCTTCCACAATATGCCGAGTTAACCACTGCTCTATTAAATGACCGAGCGCGTATTCAAAAAATCCAGCATTCGAAAAAATATGTGGATGACAAAAAGCTAACCGATCACCACGCCATTACCGTAACCGAGGTAAAGCTTGGTCAAAAGAAGCTCTCGCCGCAAGAGGAGAAAATTTATCAGCTTATCATAAAACGTTTACTTGCCATCTTTATGGACCCCTATGTAATTGATAAAACACAAGCTGTGCTCACTTGTGGTGGGGAGCATTTTAAAGCATCAGGAAATATCGTAGTGGACGAGGGGTATACGGTGCTTTATAAGGCGCATAAAAAGAAGCAAACCGACATGCCGTTGCCAGCACTTCAAATAGGAGAAAAGCGAATGGTGAAGGAAGCAAAGCCACTTTCTAAAGTTACTGAACCTCCTGCACGTTATACCGATAGTACGCTGTTAGATGCGATGTTTCATGCGGGACGTTTTGTAGAGGATAAGGCATTACAGGAAATTTTAAAGGATGCAGAGGGGATTGGTACTTCTGCTACCCGTGCTGAAATTTTGGAAAAGCTGTTTGCGATTGGGATGCTTGAGCGTCAAGGGAAATCGATTGCGGCAACACAGTTCGGCATCGATGTCATTGATAGTATGAAGCATCATGATATTGTATCACCGGTATTAACCGCTGTTTGGAGCAAAAAGCTGAAGGATATTGTGGATGGTACATTAAGCTCTCGCCAATTTTATGAGGAGATGCAACGATTTATCGTCACAACAACCGAAAGCTTTAAAGCAATTGACATGGAAGTAGCAGAAAAGGAAATTGTTGTTGTTGGGAAATGTCAAAAATGCGGTGGACAAGTAGTAGAAGGCTTTAAAGGCTATCAATGTAAAACAAAGGGCTGTAAGTTTTTCATTTCGAAATCGCTGATGAAGGCAAAAATTACAGTAAACGACGCGAAAAAGCTACTGGCAGGCAAGGAAACAAGGGAAATTCGATTCACATGGAAAAGTGGTAAAAAGGGGAAAGCTAAATTGAGGCTTGAAAACGATCAGCTACAATTTGTCTTTGCACAACCGAAAAAATAA
- a CDS encoding DsbA family oxidoreductase, with product MKIEIFSDFSCPFCYISKTKLQQAIKELGLEQQVKIEYKAYQLKPDASKTETRNYKEDMLQRFQGREAKMQEAIDAVHAHAKEVGLTYNVDAIQTANTENAHRLAKLAAKFNVADAFTERVMNGYFSEGFNINDTVALIDICVALGIPQEQAQQVIDEQLYSEELAQDRYDAQQLQITSVPFMVFEDAYGIKGVEPLEIYVKTLKQAQAVADKRLTVIEGDAVCGNDGCEI from the coding sequence ATGAAAATTGAAATCTTCTCGGACTTTTCTTGTCCATTTTGCTATATTAGCAAAACAAAATTACAACAGGCAATTAAGGAGTTAGGCTTGGAGCAGCAAGTCAAAATCGAATATAAGGCCTATCAGCTAAAACCAGATGCTTCTAAGACAGAGACGCGTAATTATAAAGAGGACATGTTACAACGTTTTCAAGGACGCGAAGCCAAAATGCAAGAAGCGATAGATGCTGTTCATGCACATGCAAAAGAAGTCGGTCTTACGTATAATGTTGATGCAATCCAAACTGCTAATACCGAAAATGCGCATCGTTTAGCAAAATTAGCGGCCAAATTTAATGTAGCAGATGCCTTTACGGAGCGCGTCATGAACGGATATTTTTCAGAAGGCTTTAATATCAATGACACAGTTGCGTTAATTGATATCTGTGTTGCATTAGGTATCCCACAGGAACAGGCACAGCAAGTCATTGATGAGCAGCTCTATTCAGAGGAGCTGGCACAAGATCGCTACGATGCGCAGCAACTACAAATTACAAGTGTGCCCTTCATGGTTTTTGAAGATGCCTATGGAATTAAAGGGGTAGAGCCACTTGAAATTTATGTGAAAACATTAAAACAAGCACAGGCAGTCGCGGATAAGCGTTTAACCGTTATTGAAGGCGATGCGGTATGCGGTAATGATGGCTGTGAAATTTAG
- a CDS encoding Na/Pi cotransporter family protein, whose product MLTIFGGIGLFLLGMTMLTNGLKEIAGDALKKWLNRFTKGRISAVVSGAVMTMLVQSSTATTLLTIGFVSAGLLTFMQSIGVIIGANIGSTSTGWIISLIGFKISLQTMALPIIGVGVFMTMIAPNDIKKFGNVLAGFGLLFLGIDMLQQGMGSAQDFIAFDKIPADSIISIFLLIVIGIVMTVIMQASSAAMAATLAALFAGAIDFEQAAYLVIGQNIGTTATALFAAIGASVSAKRTAITHLMFNVITAIIVTAIFSYFVQATKWITVAISGSFDETLGLAIFHTLFSVLGALIFIPLMQPFANLLMKMVPERENALTRNLDDSLMAMPSVAIDVVFKTMRDIMVELTKAQHLLLQSKKVTVEYEKKMLEVEDALVITRKFLDGILVSSSRDRAKLISILHTLDHLHRLIKVLREQQKVEALYLQEKLMQDWQELLETIGERLSEDEKMLDISIILEHTSQDMAQQRRNKREQYFERSVSNETQLDLAVSKVDALLWIDRLIYHYWRATARMAEYQTINED is encoded by the coding sequence ATGCTCACGATTTTTGGTGGGATTGGTCTGTTTTTACTAGGGATGACCATGCTTACGAACGGACTGAAAGAAATTGCCGGAGACGCATTAAAAAAATGGCTCAACCGGTTTACGAAAGGTCGTATAAGTGCGGTTGTTTCTGGTGCTGTTATGACGATGCTTGTGCAGTCCTCCACGGCAACAACTTTACTAACAATTGGCTTTGTTAGTGCAGGATTGCTTACATTTATGCAATCGATTGGTGTTATTATTGGGGCGAATATTGGGAGTACAAGTACGGGTTGGATTATTTCATTAATCGGCTTCAAAATTAGTTTACAAACCATGGCATTACCGATAATCGGTGTTGGTGTCTTCATGACCATGATTGCGCCGAATGATATTAAAAAATTTGGTAATGTATTAGCAGGATTTGGTTTACTATTTTTAGGGATTGATATGCTACAGCAAGGAATGGGCTCGGCACAGGACTTCATTGCGTTCGATAAAATTCCGGCTGACTCCATTATTTCAATCTTTTTATTAATCGTTATTGGGATTGTCATGACGGTCATTATGCAGGCTTCGAGCGCGGCAATGGCAGCGACGTTAGCGGCATTATTTGCTGGAGCAATTGACTTTGAACAGGCAGCGTATTTAGTCATTGGTCAAAATATTGGTACGACAGCGACCGCACTCTTTGCAGCAATTGGGGCATCGGTTTCGGCAAAGCGTACGGCAATTACACATTTAATGTTTAATGTCATAACTGCTATAATTGTTACGGCAATTTTTTCATATTTTGTTCAAGCAACAAAATGGATTACGGTAGCGATTTCAGGTAGCTTTGATGAAACATTGGGCTTAGCAATTTTCCATACGCTATTCAGTGTACTTGGTGCGCTGATTTTTATTCCGTTAATGCAGCCGTTTGCCAATTTACTCATGAAAATGGTACCAGAGCGTGAAAATGCCTTGACGCGTAATTTAGATGATAGCTTAATGGCAATGCCTTCTGTTGCAATTGATGTCGTATTTAAAACAATGCGCGATATTATGGTGGAGCTTACGAAGGCGCAGCATCTATTATTACAGTCAAAAAAGGTAACGGTGGAATATGAAAAGAAAATGCTAGAAGTAGAAGATGCACTTGTTATTACACGTAAGTTTTTAGACGGTATTTTAGTTAGCTCTTCGCGTGATCGTGCCAAGCTAATTTCTATCTTACATACATTGGATCATTTACATCGTTTAATTAAAGTGTTGCGCGAACAGCAAAAGGTAGAGGCGCTTTATTTACAAGAAAAGTTGATGCAAGATTGGCAGGAGCTATTGGAGACAATCGGTGAGCGTTTGTCAGAGGACGAAAAAATGCTCGATATTTCGATTATTTTAGAGCATACTTCTCAAGATATGGCACAGCAGCGTCGTAATAAACGTGAGCAATATTTTGAACGCTCAGTATCAAATGAAACACAGTTAGATTTAGCCGTGTCAAAGGTTGATGCATTATTATGGATTGACCGTTTGATTTATCATTATTGGCGTGCAACTGCGCGAATGGCTGAGTATCAAACAATCAATGAAGATTAA